In Parasegetibacter sp. NRK P23, a single genomic region encodes these proteins:
- a CDS encoding valine--tRNA ligase: MATELTKNFTPSDVEARWYQHWMDQQYFNSTPDEREPYTIVIPPPNVTGVLHMGHLLNNSIQDILARRARMMGKNVCWVPGTDHASIATEAKVVGMLREKGIAKSSMSRAQFLEHAWAWKEEYGGIILQQLRKMGCSLDWNRVNFTMDEDYYKSVINVFVDLYEKGLIYRGKRMINWDPKAKTALSDEEVIFKETQSKFYHLRYAIEGTDDAVVIATVRPETILGDTAICVHPEDERYAHLKGKFAIVPLIGRKIPIIFDEYVDKEFGTGALKVTPAHDMNDYQLGQKHNLEVIDIMNDDGTFSEAAQLYIGMDRFDVRKQIVKDLQEKGFLLEIKDYTNQVGYSERSDAVVEPRLSLQWWVKMAPLAEKALQVVMNDQIAFIPAKFKNLYRHWMENIKDWCISRQLWWGHRIPAWYDENGNYVVAATEQEARDKFSIKFPESASSPILQDEDCLDTWFSSWLWPFEVFDGLSNPGNPEVKYYYPTNTLVTAPEIIFFWVARMIMAGLEYQKEIPFRQVYFTGIVRDKQGRKMSKSLGNSPDLLKMIDDFGADAVRFGILISSPAGNDLLFDESTVEQGRNFNNKVWNALKLVKMWEGRQEDAPNADNTFAIEWFGNRLREVRTELEQLFEQFRLSEALKTVYSLIWDDFCSWYLEWIKPGFEQPIDKGAYEATLRYFEELMQLLHPFMPFVTEEIFHQLKERTAGEDLTVKQLKSPENADQAVLQSGALLKEVITTIRDARNKQQLKPKETIRITIESATPVQYESVQSILARQVNAEAISFADAAIAGAVTIVCGKDKFYMESNKEVDKVAQKAQLEKDLAYYKGFLDTVEKKLSNERFVQNAKPEVVEVERKKKRDAEEKIKAIVEGLNVL; this comes from the coding sequence ATGGCAACGGAACTGACCAAAAATTTTACGCCTTCCGATGTGGAAGCCAGGTGGTACCAACATTGGATGGATCAGCAATATTTTAACAGCACCCCTGATGAAAGGGAGCCTTACACGATTGTGATCCCCCCACCCAATGTGACCGGGGTACTGCACATGGGGCACCTCCTGAACAACTCCATCCAGGACATCCTCGCCAGAAGAGCAAGGATGATGGGAAAAAATGTGTGCTGGGTTCCCGGTACCGACCATGCCTCCATTGCCACCGAAGCCAAGGTAGTAGGTATGCTGCGCGAAAAAGGCATCGCGAAAAGCAGCATGAGCAGGGCGCAGTTCCTGGAACATGCCTGGGCATGGAAAGAAGAATACGGCGGCATCATCCTTCAGCAACTCCGGAAAATGGGCTGCAGTCTGGATTGGAACCGCGTGAACTTTACCATGGATGAAGACTATTACAAAAGTGTGATCAATGTTTTCGTGGACCTCTATGAAAAAGGATTGATCTACCGCGGCAAAAGGATGATCAACTGGGACCCGAAAGCAAAAACGGCGCTCAGTGATGAAGAAGTGATCTTTAAAGAAACACAGAGCAAATTTTACCACCTGCGGTATGCCATTGAGGGAACAGATGATGCGGTAGTGATCGCTACAGTTCGTCCCGAAACCATCCTCGGCGATACCGCCATTTGTGTTCACCCTGAAGATGAGCGTTACGCACATTTGAAAGGAAAATTTGCCATAGTGCCGCTGATCGGAAGGAAAATACCCATCATTTTCGATGAATATGTAGATAAGGAGTTCGGAACCGGCGCGTTGAAAGTTACTCCTGCACACGACATGAACGATTACCAACTGGGACAAAAGCACAACCTGGAAGTGATCGACATCATGAACGACGACGGCACCTTCAGCGAGGCCGCGCAATTGTACATTGGCATGGACCGCTTCGATGTACGCAAACAAATTGTGAAGGACCTTCAGGAAAAAGGTTTCCTCCTCGAAATAAAAGACTACACCAACCAGGTGGGCTACAGCGAAAGAAGTGACGCCGTGGTTGAACCGAGACTCAGTTTACAATGGTGGGTAAAGATGGCGCCGCTGGCTGAAAAAGCCCTGCAGGTGGTGATGAACGACCAGATAGCCTTCATCCCGGCCAAGTTCAAAAACCTGTACAGGCATTGGATGGAGAACATCAAGGACTGGTGCATCAGCCGGCAGTTATGGTGGGGACACCGCATCCCCGCCTGGTACGATGAAAACGGCAACTACGTGGTGGCCGCAACCGAGCAGGAGGCCCGCGATAAATTCAGCATCAAATTCCCCGAATCCGCCTCATCTCCTATTTTACAGGATGAAGATTGTCTGGACACCTGGTTCTCTTCCTGGCTCTGGCCGTTTGAAGTATTTGATGGACTGAGTAATCCCGGCAATCCTGAAGTAAAATATTACTACCCAACCAATACATTGGTGACCGCTCCCGAGATCATTTTCTTTTGGGTGGCCAGGATGATCATGGCCGGACTCGAATACCAAAAAGAGATTCCTTTCAGGCAGGTGTACTTTACCGGTATTGTTCGCGACAAGCAGGGTCGTAAAATGAGTAAGAGTCTCGGCAACAGCCCCGATCTTCTTAAAATGATCGATGATTTCGGAGCCGATGCGGTGCGGTTTGGTATCCTCATTTCCTCTCCCGCCGGGAACGATCTCCTGTTCGATGAAAGCACTGTAGAGCAGGGACGTAATTTCAACAATAAAGTATGGAACGCCCTGAAACTGGTGAAGATGTGGGAAGGACGCCAGGAGGACGCGCCCAATGCAGACAATACCTTCGCGATTGAGTGGTTCGGAAACAGACTACGTGAGGTAAGAACCGAATTGGAACAACTATTTGAACAGTTCCGCCTCAGCGAAGCGCTTAAAACAGTTTATTCGCTGATATGGGATGATTTCTGCAGCTGGTACCTGGAATGGATTAAACCCGGTTTCGAACAACCGATAGATAAAGGGGCTTATGAGGCTACCTTGCGCTATTTCGAAGAACTCATGCAGTTGCTGCATCCTTTTATGCCCTTCGTTACAGAAGAAATTTTCCACCAGTTAAAGGAAAGAACCGCAGGCGAAGACCTTACTGTTAAACAACTGAAGTCGCCGGAAAATGCGGATCAGGCTGTGCTTCAAAGCGGCGCATTGCTGAAAGAAGTGATCACCACCATCAGGGATGCACGCAATAAGCAACAACTGAAACCCAAAGAAACCATCCGCATCACGATAGAATCTGCCACTCCTGTTCAGTATGAATCCGTTCAATCCATTCTCGCCAGGCAGGTGAATGCGGAAGCCATCTCTTTTGCCGACGCGGCCATCGCGGGAGCAGTCACCATTGTTTGCGGCAAGGATAAATTCTACATGGAGTCGAATAAGGAAGTGGATAAAGTTGCGCAGAAAGCACAACTGGAAAAGGACCTCGCTTATTATAAAGGTTTCCTGGATACCGTGGAGAAAAAACTCTCCAACGAACGGTTCGTTCAAAACGCAAAACCAGAAGTGGTGGAAGTGGAGCGAAAGAAAAAAAGAGACGCGGAAGAGAAGATCAAAGCAATAGTAGAAGGACTCAACGTGCTTTAA
- a CDS encoding exonuclease domain-containing protein, with translation MEYAIVDIETTGGHASANGITEIAIILHDGVQVTGKFETLVNPHQLIPRYVESLTGITNAMVAMAPSFSEIADKVYNLLNNKVFVAHNVNFDYSFIKYHLDRHGIVWQAPKLCTVRLSRKVFPGHPSYSLGKICRTLDISVDNRHRAMGDALATTKLWEKLLVEGGEPVIREFLKRGSGEQSVPLYLDTNEVYSLPRIPGVYYFLDNKGDVVYVGKALDLRQRVLSHFSNNKSGRQKQEFLRNVHKVKYVPVPNELMAFLLEEAEIKRLWPRYNRSQKRPAQKYGLFSYEDGRGYLRLAVEKMSRGSKPLYSFGLITEGRNLLHQLVRTHLLCPRLTHIASSATICSGNADCACRLSTDTYNARVLDAIAALRKALPSYALLEPVPGGYPFVKKWSPPIVRRKSEGLFDEEAPAWFSLKPARKIPEQVMVSSCILIEDGAFYGMGYVPSSITVQPETLKQYLVPYPDNDYLRGLVNRHAALYPEKVVEVKI, from the coding sequence TTGGAATACGCTATTGTGGATATTGAAACTACCGGCGGGCATGCTTCAGCGAATGGCATTACCGAGATCGCGATCATCCTGCACGATGGGGTTCAGGTTACGGGAAAGTTTGAAACTTTGGTGAACCCGCATCAACTGATTCCCCGTTATGTAGAATCCCTCACCGGCATCACCAATGCCATGGTGGCGATGGCTCCTTCCTTCAGTGAAATTGCTGACAAGGTTTACAACTTGTTGAATAACAAGGTTTTTGTTGCGCATAATGTAAATTTTGATTACTCTTTTATTAAATATCACCTTGACCGGCATGGCATTGTATGGCAGGCGCCTAAGTTGTGCACGGTTCGCCTGAGCCGTAAAGTTTTTCCCGGACACCCTTCTTATAGCCTGGGTAAAATTTGCAGGACGCTTGATATTTCCGTGGACAACAGGCACAGGGCCATGGGAGATGCGCTCGCCACCACAAAATTGTGGGAAAAGTTACTTGTTGAAGGTGGAGAACCGGTAATCAGGGAGTTCCTGAAGAGAGGTTCGGGCGAGCAATCTGTTCCGCTCTATCTCGATACGAATGAGGTGTATTCCCTGCCCCGAATACCAGGTGTTTACTATTTCCTCGACAATAAAGGTGATGTAGTGTACGTAGGTAAAGCCCTTGATTTGCGGCAACGGGTGCTCAGTCATTTTTCAAATAACAAGTCCGGTCGGCAGAAACAGGAGTTCCTCCGCAATGTGCACAAGGTGAAATATGTACCTGTTCCCAATGAATTAATGGCTTTCCTGCTGGAGGAAGCTGAGATCAAAAGGCTTTGGCCCCGCTATAACCGTAGCCAGAAGCGTCCCGCACAGAAATACGGACTTTTCTCCTACGAAGACGGGCGCGGTTATCTACGTCTTGCGGTAGAGAAAATGAGCCGGGGCAGCAAACCGCTTTACAGCTTCGGACTGATCACCGAAGGCAGAAACCTGCTTCACCAGTTGGTACGGACGCATTTGTTGTGCCCCAGACTTACGCATATCGCATCTTCGGCAACAATTTGTTCCGGGAACGCTGATTGTGCGTGCAGGCTCAGCACTGATACCTACAATGCACGGGTACTCGATGCAATTGCGGCACTCAGAAAAGCTTTGCCCAGTTATGCGCTGCTGGAGCCTGTTCCCGGTGGTTACCCCTTCGTGAAAAAGTGGAGTCCGCCAATTGTGCGGCGTAAAAGCGAAGGACTTTTTGATGAAGAGGCGCCTGCCTGGTTCTCCCTGAAGCCCGCCCGGAAAATACCCGAACAGGTGATGGTGAGCAGTTGTATCCTGATCGAAGATGGCGCGTTTTATGGAATGGGCTATGTGCCTTCCTCCATAACGGTGCAGCCTGAAACACTCAAACAATACCTGGTTCCTTACCCCGACAACGATTACCTACGCGGATTGGTGAACCGCCATGCCGCGTTATATCCTGAAAAGGTAGTTGAAGTTAAAATTTAG
- a CDS encoding HesA/MoeB/ThiF family protein — MNYYSAHTRLPFIGDAGQRKLAAGRVLVVGAGGLGCPCLQLLAGAGIGTIGIADFDVVELSNLQRQLLYSEKDLGRKKAWVAKEYLLQRNAAVQINVHDVFVEKQNVQQLLSGYDIVVDATDNFLVRYLLNDACVALNKPWVYGAIHREEGQCAVFNLNGSATLRDLFPEPSSDAIPSCAVIGAYNITTALVGGLMANEVLKVLLELDGILVNQLLLLDALGLKFRTIAFTADPQNRMLASRRFSSQSLVQEITWADLQPMIASKEVRLIDVRTAAEREVSAIGGEHIPLEACLAGNHNLVPEQVIVFYCVSGVRSAQAAKAFSEKNYPSVYSLTGGIRKVQADLP, encoded by the coding sequence TTGAATTATTATTCCGCGCATACAAGACTGCCTTTTATCGGAGATGCGGGACAGCGCAAGCTTGCAGCGGGCCGTGTGCTGGTGGTAGGCGCGGGTGGTTTGGGGTGTCCCTGCCTTCAACTCCTTGCGGGTGCTGGCATTGGTACGATAGGGATAGCTGATTTTGATGTGGTGGAATTGTCCAATCTGCAAAGGCAATTGCTTTATTCAGAAAAAGACCTGGGAAGAAAAAAAGCATGGGTAGCGAAGGAATATCTTTTACAAAGAAATGCTGCTGTCCAAATAAATGTTCATGATGTTTTTGTGGAAAAGCAAAATGTGCAGCAACTGTTGTCAGGATATGATATTGTTGTGGACGCCACCGATAATTTCCTTGTCCGCTACCTGTTGAATGATGCCTGCGTTGCGCTGAACAAACCCTGGGTATATGGCGCCATTCACCGGGAAGAAGGTCAGTGTGCCGTATTTAACCTGAATGGAAGCGCTACTTTGCGCGATCTTTTCCCGGAACCATCTTCTGATGCGATTCCTTCCTGCGCGGTGATTGGCGCGTATAATATTACCACAGCCCTGGTTGGTGGACTGATGGCGAATGAAGTGCTGAAAGTCTTGCTGGAACTGGACGGTATACTGGTGAATCAACTCTTGTTGCTGGATGCGCTTGGATTAAAGTTTAGAACAATAGCTTTTACAGCCGATCCGCAGAACAGGATGCTGGCGTCGCGAAGATTTAGTTCACAATCGTTGGTACAGGAGATCACTTGGGCGGATCTGCAACCCATGATAGCATCAAAAGAAGTTCGTTTGATTGATGTGCGCACGGCAGCCGAGCGGGAGGTTTCCGCTATCGGAGGCGAACACATTCCGTTGGAAGCTTGCCTGGCTGGTAACCACAACCTGGTTCCGGAACAGGTAATCGTTTTTTACTGTGTCTCCGGCGTAAGAAGCGCCCAGGCGGCAAAAGCGTTCAGCGAAAAAAACTATCCTTCAGTGTATAGTTTAACGGGCGGCATCCGCAAGGTGCAAGCTGATTTGCCTTAA
- the moaCB gene encoding bifunctional molybdenum cofactor biosynthesis protein MoaC/MoaB, whose product MRDITHKTTTLRTALATGIVFCSENTLETIKAGHLPKGNLFDVARAAGFVGAKSTPMLLPHCHPVAIDGMDIWFEFLEKEKHEAFFGAAINGRTGIVIMGEARSIGRTGIEMEMLTGVSVAALEIYDMLKPVDTALEIGGIKLLDKKGGKSDRKKYFNTPPTCAVLVCSDSTAEGKREDKSGKLIMEMLSAVNANVKHYSIVADDKQTIQDKIREWVNEDVHFVFTTGGTGLGPRDNTVSAVKEILERDADGITEAMRAFGQQRTPLAMMSRGVAGSIAETLIVTLPGSSDGARESLEAILPAVFHARKMMKGGGH is encoded by the coding sequence ATGCGCGATATCACCCATAAAACAACTACGTTACGTACCGCTCTGGCCACCGGTATCGTCTTTTGCTCCGAAAATACACTGGAAACCATTAAGGCCGGGCATCTTCCCAAAGGAAATCTTTTCGACGTGGCGCGCGCCGCCGGCTTCGTTGGCGCAAAAAGCACGCCGATGCTGCTTCCGCATTGCCATCCCGTAGCAATTGATGGCATGGACATCTGGTTCGAGTTCCTGGAAAAAGAGAAGCATGAAGCTTTTTTTGGAGCAGCTATCAATGGAAGAACGGGCATTGTGATCATGGGAGAAGCGCGTTCCATCGGCAGAACAGGTATTGAAATGGAAATGCTTACGGGCGTTTCCGTGGCCGCTTTGGAAATATATGATATGCTGAAGCCGGTTGATACCGCATTGGAGATAGGCGGCATCAAACTGTTGGATAAAAAAGGCGGCAAATCGGACAGGAAGAAATATTTCAACACCCCGCCCACATGCGCCGTGTTGGTTTGCTCCGATTCCACGGCGGAAGGAAAGCGGGAAGACAAAAGCGGTAAACTGATTATGGAAATGCTTTCCGCAGTGAATGCGAATGTAAAACACTACAGTATTGTCGCTGACGATAAGCAAACCATCCAGGATAAAATACGGGAATGGGTAAACGAAGATGTTCATTTTGTTTTTACGACAGGTGGAACAGGGTTGGGGCCGCGAGACAATACTGTTTCCGCCGTAAAGGAAATCCTGGAGCGCGATGCGGATGGTATTACGGAAGCCATGCGTGCTTTTGGTCAGCAGCGCACGCCACTTGCCATGATGAGCAGGGGGGTGGCCGGTTCCATCGCGGAAACCCTGATCGTAACGCTCCCTGGTAGTTCCGATGGCGCCCGGGAAAGCCTGGAGGCTATATTGCCCGCGGTTTTCCATGCCAGGAAAATGATGAAGGGCGGCGGTCATTAA
- a CDS encoding molybdopterin molybdotransferase MoeA: protein MLSFQEAQNIISSEAALLRTEHIPLDKAVGRMLASDVYADRDYPPFNRAAMDGFALRSGELADGIRTFTIVDTIYAGTVPKEPAGPGTCYRIMTGAAVPEGFDVVIRVEDTVENEAVMTTAINSFKPFLNIALRGEDVKLGEPVLRCPLMCSASVASVLATVGKSTVEVYALPSIVLITTGDEVVSPEQAPSPVQIRNSNAALLKGLLKEKGWIPEMVFHLPDAPVVMEPVLRESLSADIVITCGGVSAGDADFVPGLWKKLGVRELFHKVAIKPGKPIWCGRTAEGTMVFSLPGNPFSCLVTYKLFVETYIDLCHGMGLKAFRETMFNGTRHKRSALDEFFPARFMDGGFDVEPLPYRGSGDVLAAKDADVLAWQPASRNTIVQERIKVLPLR from the coding sequence ATGCTTTCATTTCAAGAAGCACAAAACATAATCTCGTCCGAGGCGGCGCTTTTGCGCACTGAGCATATTCCGCTTGACAAGGCAGTTGGCCGTATGCTTGCGTCGGATGTTTATGCTGATCGCGACTACCCGCCATTCAACCGGGCGGCCATGGATGGGTTCGCGCTGCGTTCCGGAGAGCTGGCTGATGGTATTCGTACATTCACCATTGTTGATACAATTTATGCGGGAACGGTACCAAAAGAACCGGCCGGCCCGGGTACTTGTTACAGGATCATGACCGGAGCAGCCGTTCCGGAAGGATTTGATGTGGTGATAAGAGTGGAAGATACAGTGGAGAATGAAGCTGTTATGACCACTGCAATTAATTCGTTCAAACCTTTTCTGAATATAGCCCTGCGGGGCGAAGATGTTAAGCTTGGTGAACCGGTATTGAGGTGTCCGTTGATGTGTTCCGCTTCGGTAGCGAGCGTACTGGCGACAGTTGGAAAGAGTACCGTTGAAGTATATGCGCTTCCTTCCATAGTATTGATCACTACCGGCGATGAGGTGGTTTCGCCTGAACAGGCTCCTTCCCCAGTCCAGATCAGGAACAGTAATGCCGCTCTGTTGAAGGGGTTGTTGAAGGAAAAAGGATGGATACCGGAAATGGTGTTTCACCTGCCCGATGCTCCGGTGGTGATGGAGCCTGTGCTGCGGGAAAGTCTTTCAGCCGATATCGTGATTACCTGCGGTGGGGTATCCGCCGGAGACGCGGATTTTGTTCCCGGATTATGGAAGAAGCTTGGCGTACGCGAACTTTTTCATAAGGTGGCCATAAAGCCCGGAAAGCCGATATGGTGCGGAAGAACTGCTGAAGGAACGATGGTTTTTTCACTGCCCGGAAATCCGTTTTCCTGCCTTGTAACTTATAAGTTGTTCGTGGAAACCTATATAGACCTGTGCCATGGAATGGGATTGAAGGCTTTTCGTGAAACGATGTTTAACGGAACACGGCACAAACGTTCGGCGCTGGATGAATTTTTCCCGGCCCGTTTTATGGATGGGGGCTTTGATGTGGAGCCCTTGCCTTACCGTGGCTCGGGAGATGTGTTGGCTGCTAAGGATGCTGATGTGCTGGCCTGGCAACCCGCATCCCGGAATACGATAGTGCAGGAGCGGATCAAAGTATTGCCTTTACGCTAG
- a CDS encoding Crp/Fnr family transcriptional regulator, translated as MKELKKKCDHNTCLLCRSVQPEWLPAIDAHRKVFQLKKGETLFHEGEEMKGMYFIHHGLVKVHKHWDEDKELILRIAHDGDIVGHRGLGMDTIYPVTGTALETTEVCYVDNNFFNATLKMNPDFLYKLMLFFAAELKESEKRMRNLAHMPVKGRIGQALVRMEEKFGKDEDGFIAVTLSRQDFASYIGATYETTFRLMNEMEGEGLIKIDGKKLGILQPSNLA; from the coding sequence ATGAAGGAACTCAAGAAGAAATGTGACCACAATACTTGTCTGCTTTGCCGCTCCGTCCAACCCGAATGGCTGCCCGCCATAGATGCGCACCGGAAAGTCTTCCAGCTGAAAAAAGGTGAAACCCTGTTCCACGAAGGAGAAGAAATGAAGGGCATGTATTTCATTCACCACGGACTCGTGAAAGTCCACAAACACTGGGACGAGGATAAAGAACTCATCCTCCGTATCGCGCACGATGGCGACATTGTGGGTCACCGCGGATTAGGCATGGACACGATCTATCCCGTTACAGGTACAGCACTAGAGACCACGGAAGTATGTTATGTTGACAATAATTTCTTCAACGCCACGCTAAAAATGAACCCGGATTTCCTGTATAAACTGATGCTGTTTTTCGCCGCGGAACTCAAAGAATCTGAAAAAAGAATGCGCAACCTTGCGCACATGCCGGTAAAAGGCAGGATCGGACAGGCGCTGGTACGGATGGAAGAAAAATTCGGTAAGGATGAAGATGGTTTTATTGCCGTAACACTCAGTCGGCAGGATTTCGCATCTTATATCGGCGCCACTTACGAAACCACTTTCCGTTTGATGAATGAAATGGAAGGTGAAGGATTGATAAAGATAGATGGCAAGAAACTGGGGATACTTCAACCTTCCAATCTAGCGTAA
- the cobA gene encoding uroporphyrinogen-III C-methyltransferase, translated as MNKPFLSLVGAGPGDPELITLKAMRCIATADVILYDALASIQLLNYAKPEARITYVGKRYGCHALSQQEINQLMIEEAKGYGHVVRLKGGDPFVFGRAQEEIEAAMEAGIPTEVIPGITSAIAVPAAQMIPLTCRGISESFWVTTGTTRSGDVSSDIRLAAQSTATVVILMAMSKLEAIMDIFTTAGKAETPVAIIQDGTTERERMVIGKVKDISFRAQHAGLGNPAIIVVGEVVNLHKQQLQVSLAASGLFYESK; from the coding sequence ATGAATAAACCATTTTTAAGCCTGGTAGGTGCAGGGCCTGGTGATCCGGAGTTAATCACCTTAAAAGCAATGCGTTGCATAGCAACCGCAGATGTTATTTTGTACGATGCACTCGCGAGTATTCAATTGCTCAATTATGCGAAGCCTGAAGCCAGGATAACATATGTAGGAAAACGTTATGGGTGCCATGCGCTCTCCCAACAAGAGATCAATCAACTGATGATTGAAGAAGCGAAAGGCTATGGTCATGTGGTAAGGTTAAAAGGTGGGGATCCCTTTGTGTTTGGACGGGCACAGGAGGAAATAGAAGCAGCGATGGAGGCCGGAATTCCTACTGAAGTGATTCCCGGCATTACCAGCGCTATCGCTGTACCTGCCGCACAAATGATCCCCCTCACCTGCCGGGGCATCAGTGAAAGTTTTTGGGTAACCACGGGCACTACGCGTTCAGGTGATGTTTCAAGCGATATCAGGCTCGCCGCGCAATCCACCGCCACTGTGGTGATCCTGATGGCCATGAGCAAACTCGAAGCCATCATGGATATTTTTACTACAGCCGGAAAAGCGGAAACACCGGTAGCCATTATTCAGGACGGCACTACCGAAAGAGAAAGAATGGTGATCGGCAAAGTAAAAGACATCAGTTTCAGGGCGCAACACGCCGGGCTTGGCAATCCTGCCATTATCGTGGTGGGAGAAGTGGTGAACCTCCATAAGCAGCAACTTCAGGTTTCACTCGCTGCATCCGGACTTTTTTATGAAAGCAAGTAA